Within Fusobacterium periodonticum ATCC 33693, the genomic segment TGTTCATGATGACCTACCAGCTCTTGACAATGATGATTATAGAAGAGGAAAATTGACAACACATAAAGTTTTTGGAGAAGCTGAAGCTATACTTATAGGAGATGCTTTACTAACTTATGCTTTCTATATGTTGTCACAAAAAAACTTAAATCTTTTATCATTTGAGCAAATTACAAATATTATTTCAAAAACTTCTGCTTATGCAGGAATAAATGGAATGATAGGTGGACAAATGATAGATATTGAAAGTGAAAATAAAAAAATTAATCTAGAAACTTTAAAATATATTCATAAACATAAGACAGGGAAGTTAATTAAACTTCCTATTGAGATAGCTTGCATTATAGCTGGTGTTTCTGAAGATAAAAGACTTGTATTAGAAGAATATGCTGAACTCATTGGTTTAGCTTTTCAAGTTAAAGATGATATTTTAGATATTGAAGGAACTTTTGAAGAATTAGGTAAGCCTGTTGGAAGCGATGATGATTTACATAAGGCGACTTATCCTAGCATTTTAGGTATGAAAGAAAGTAAAAAAATTCTAAATGAGACTGTTGAAAGAGCAAAAAAGATTATACATAATATGTTTGGAGAAGAGAAAGGAAAGATTTTGATTTCTCTTGCTGATTTTATAAGAGAGAGAAAATCTTAATATGTGGGATTAATTAACTTTGGCCACAGATTTTATCTGTGGCTTTTATTATACATAGGAGGAAAAATTTATGAAAAAATCGGTTTTATTTTTTGGAGCTTTGTTAATTATTGTGTTAGGGTATTATTTTTTAAATAATAAAAAAGACAATAGCCAAGAACAAGTTGCTCAAGAAAAGGCACAAGTTACAGAAGAAAAGGTTATAAATGTTGGGGTATTACAATTACTTAGTCACCCAGCTTTAGATAGCATTTATAAAGGAATGGTAGAAGAACTTGCAAGACAAGGTTATGAAGATGGAAAGAATATTAGATTTGATTTACAAAATGCTCAAGGAGAACAAAGTAATCTTGCTCTTATGAGTGAAAAATTAGTTAGTGAGAAAAATGATATCTTAGTAGGAATTACAACACCTGCAACTTTAAGTCTTGCTAATACAACAAAGGATATACCTATAATCATGGCAGGAATTACTTATCCAGTTGAAGCAGGTCTTATTGCAAGTGAAGAAAAACCAGGAAATAATATCACAGGAGTAAGTGATAGAACACCTATAAAACAACAACTTGAATTAATGAAGGAAATTATACCTAACTTAAAGAAAATTGGTCTATTATATACTTCAAGTGAAGATAACTCAATAAAACAAATTGAAGAAGCTAAAAAATATGCAGCTGAATTAGGACTAGAAGTTAAATTAGCTTCAATAGCAAACTCTAATGATATTCAACAAGTTACAGAAAGTTTAGCAAGTGAAGTTGAAGCAATATTTGTTCCTATTGACAATACTATAGCAAGTGCTATGGCAACAGTTGTAAAAGTTACAGATAAATTTAAAATAGGAGTTTTTCCTTCAGCTGACACTATGGTTGCTGATGGTGGAGTTTTAGGTTTAGGGGTTGACCAATATCAAATTGGAGTTGAAACTGCAAAAGTTATAGTAGATGTAATAAATGGTAAAAAACCAGCAGATACTCCTATTGTTTTAGCAAATGAAGGAGTTATATACTTAAATGAAGCAAAAGCAAAAGAATTAGGAATAGAAATTCCTGCAACTATTAAAGAAAAATCACAAATAGTTAAGTAAGGAGTATTATAAAATGGATTTAGTTATTTCAGCAATTTCACAAGGACTATTGTGGAGTTTATTATCATTAGGTTTATTTATAAGTTTTCGTGTCTTGAATATTGCAGATATGACAACAGAAGGTTCTTATCCTTTAGGAGCAGCTGTTTGTGTTATGCTTATACAAAGTGGTTATTCACCTTTAACTGCAACAATCATAGCAATGCTTGTTGGTTCTCTTGCAGGCTTAGTGACAGCTATCTTTATAAATATTTGTAAAATTCCAAGTTTACTTGCAGGTATTCTTACAATGACAGCTTTACTTTCAGTGAATCTTCGTATAATGAAAAGACCTAACTTAAGTTTACTTAATAAAGAAACTATTTTTGGTAGTTTATCAAAATTAAATTTACCACCTTATTTTGATATTATATTATTGGGCTTAGTAGTGATTTCTATTGTGATTTTAGCAATGCATTTATTTTTTAACACTGAGTTAGGGCAAGCTTTAATTGCAACAGGAGATAATCCTAAAATGGCAACATCTCTGGGAATATCTACAAAGAAGATGACTACTCTTGGACTTATGCTTTCAAATTCATTGATAGCTTTAACAGGAGCAATACTTTCTCAAAACAATGGATATGCTGATGTTAATAGTGGATTAGGAGTAATTGTTGTCGCTCTTGCAGCCATTATAATTGCAGAAGTAATTTTTACTGATGTAAACTTTTTAACACGTCTTGTTTGTATAGTATTTGGTTCTATGATATATCGTTTACTTTTAGTTTTTGTATTGAAATTAAATGTAATACAAGCTAATGACTTTAAATTGGTTTCAGCTCTTTTAATAGCACTATTTTTAAGTGTACCTGAATTAAAAAAGTTTTACCTAAAGTTAGGAAAAGGTGATAGATAATGCCATATATAGAATTAAAAAATATAAATAAAGTTTTTAATCCAAATTCAAACAGGGAACATCATGCTTTGAAGAATATAAATCTTGTTATTAATAAGGGAGATTTTATTACAATAATTGGTGGAAATGGAGCAGGAAAATCAACATTATTTAATGCGATATCTGGAGTTTTTCCTTTAGATAGTGGTAGTATATCGATTAATGATGTAGAAATTTCGTCAACAAAGGAATTTGAAAGAGCTAAGTATATAAGTCGTGTTTTCCAAAACCCTTTAGATAATACAGCTCCTCGTATGACAGTTGCTGAAAATATGGCATTGGCTCTTAATCGTGGAGAAAGAAGAACATTAAAGTTTAGTAAAAATAAAGAGAATATAGCTTTATTTGAAAATTTATTAAAAAATCTTAATCTAGGTTTAGAGCAAAAATTGGATACTGAAATGGGAGTTTTATCTGGTGGGCAAAGACAAGCTATTGCATTGCTTATGGCAACAATGAAAGCACCTGAACTAATCTTATTAGATGAACATACTGCTGCTCTTGATCCAAAGACTCAAAAGAAGATTATGCTTTTATCTGAAGAGAAAGTAAAAGAAAAAAATCTTACAGCTCTTATGATAACTCATAATCTTCAAGATGCTTTAACTTATGGTAATAGAATGTTACTTTTACATCAAGGAGAAATTGTTAGAGACTTTTCAGAAGAAGAAAAAAAGAAATTATCTGTAACAGATTTGTATAAGATTATGGTTGACCTTGATGAATAATATTTTATTTATTTTTATAGGAAATTATGCTATATTATAGATAAATATAAAATTTTATTAAAGGGAGAAAATAATATGAGAATTAGAAGTGTTGAAACAGCTATTAGAGCAGATGTTAGCAGAAATATTCCTAATGGAGTAGATGCTTTAGGAATATTTGATAATTTAGTACAACCAATTTTTCCATTTCCAGTAGAAAGTCTTTCTATAATACTTTCTTTCTCAGAAATGGAAGGACCTACAATGTTCCAAGTGAGAATAAATGCACCAAATGATGATCTAGTATCAAAGGGAGATTTTGGAGTATTACCAGATCAATTTGGTTATGGAAGAAAAGTAATTAATCTAGGTGGAATTTTAATAAGCGAAAGAGGAAAATACACTATAGATATTTTTGAATTAGGTGTTGATAAGAAATTAAAATTCATAAAAACTAGAAGACTATTCTTTGCTGATTATCCACCTCAAAGAGAATTTACTGATGCTGAAAAGCAAGCAATATTAGAAGATGAAAGCTTGATAAGAGTTGTTAAAACAGAATTCAAACCTTTTGAATTCGCAAATGATGATACAGTAAAACCTATTAAGTTACAAATATCTTTAGATGATTCTATTCCATTGGAAGAAGGATATATTGCTGTACCAGAAGATAATACTATCTTAGTTAAAGGGAAAAAATTTGATTTAACAGGTATGAGAAGACATGTTGAATGGATGTTTGGAAAACCTATACCTAGACAAGAAGAAGAACCTGATGAAGAAAAATAAGGTGTTAATATGAGTGTAAAGTATGTAGCTATGAAATTAATAGCATTTGTAGATAAAGGAAGTTATTCAAATATTGTTTTAAATGATGCTTTTAGAGAATTTCATTTCACAGCTAAAGAAAAAGCCTTTATTACAGAAATATTCTATGGTGTTCTAAGAAATAAAAATTTCTTAGACTATATGATAGAAAAAAATACTAAAGTAATAAAAAAAGAGTGGATAAGAAATCTATTAAGAATTTCAATATACCAGTTAACTTTCATGTCTAGTGATGCTAAAGGTGTAGTTTGGGAAGCAACTGAAATTGCTAAAAAGCATGGAATAGCTATTTCTAAATTTATAAATGGAACTCTAAGAAACTATTTAAGAAATAAAGATTTAGAAATAAAAAAACTACATGATGAAAAAAACTATGAAATTTTGTACTCTATTCCTAAATATTTTTGTGATATATTAGAAAAACAATATGGAAGTGAAAATTTAAAACAGGCTATTACAAGTCTTAAAAAAATACCTTATTTATCAGTAAGAGTGAATAAATTAAAATATAGTGAAGAAGAATTTGAAGAATTTTTAAAAGAAAGAGATATTCAAATTATAAAAAAAGTTGATTCAGTATATTATATAAACTCAGGTTTGATAATAAATTCTAAAGAATTTAAAGAAGGAAAAATAATAGCTCAAGATGCTTCATCATATCTAGCAGCTAAAAATTTAGGAGCAAAGCCTAATGAGCTAGTTTTAGATATCTGTGCTGCACCAGGTGGAAAAACTGCAGTTCTTGCTGAAGAAATGCAGAATAAAGGTGAAGTCATAGCTATAGATATACATCAACATAAGAAAAAATTAATAGAAGAGAATATGAAAAAACTAGGAATAAATATAGTCAAAGCTACCATTTTAGATGCTAGAAATGTAAATAAACAAGGTAGAAAGTTTGATAAAATTTTGGTTGATGTGCCTTGTAGTGGTTATGGAGTTATAAGAAAAAAACCTGAAATTCTATATACAAAAAATAGAGAAAACATAGAAGAGTTAGCTTCATTACAATTGGAAATTTTAAATTCAGCAGCAGACATATTAAAAGATGGAGGAGAATTAATTTACAGTACTTGTACTATTATTTCTCAGGAAAATACTGATAATATTGAGCAATTTTTAAAAGAGAGAAAAGAATTTAAAGTTAAAGCTCTAAATATTCCTGAAAATGTTTCTGGTGAATATGACAAACTTGGAGGTTTCTCTATAAACTATAGGGAAGAAATAATGGATAATTTCTATATTATAAAGTTAGTAAAGGAAGAAAAATGCTAGAAGAGTTAAAAGAAGCAAATAGTTATATTTCATCAAAGATTGATAAATACAGAAGTAGGAGTTTATTGATAAAAGAGATTGAAACAGATGCTGAAATCAATAATGTTCCAATAATCAGTAAAGAAATTAGAGAATATTTAAAATTTATTATAAAATCAAATAAAAATATAAAAAATATTCTAGAAATTGGGACAGCTACTGCTTATTCAGGAATTATTATGGCTGAAGAAATTCAAGATAGAAATGGCTGTTTGACTACAATAGAAATTGATGAAGATAGATTCAAAATTGCTAAATCTAATTTTGAAAAAGCTAATTTGAAAAATATAGAACAAATTCTAGGAGATGCTACAGAAGAGATAGAAAAGTTAAATAAAAATTATGATTTTATTTTTATTGATGCTGCTAAGGGGCAGTATAAAAAATTCTTTGAAGATTCATATAAACTTTTAAATCAAGGTGGTTTAGTATTTATAGATAATATCCTTTTTAGAGGTTATTTATATAAAGAAAGTCCTAGGAGATTTAAGACTATAGTAAAAAGATTAGATGAGTTTATAGAATATCTTTATGAGAATTTTGAAGATGTAACTTTACTTCCTATATCTGATGGGGTTATGTTGGTTAATAAAAATTAAATGTTTGCACAATAAGGAGTTACAAATTTATAAAAAAAAATTTAATAACTCCTTTTAGTTTGTAAAAAAGATTATTAAAATGCTTTTAATAATTTAAAAAATTTAGTATAATAGAACAATAAATTAAAAAAATATATATGGAGGTTTTATAAAATGGCAGATGGACACAAAACACCAACGGAATTGGTGGATTATATTATTAAAGTTGGTATAGATAAGGCAACTAAACCCTTATTTAAACTTATGTTACTTGGAATTTTTGGAGGAGCTTTTATAGCACTTGGAGGAGCAGGAAATATCATTTCAGCTTCTACTTTAGTGAAAACTGATCCAGGATTTGCAAAGTTTTTAGGGGCAGCTGTATTCCCTGTAGGTCTTATTTTAGTTGTAACACTTGGAGCTGAATTATTTACAAGTAACTGTTTATTATCAGTTGCATTTGTAAATAAAAAAATTAGTTTTATGCAAATGATTAGAAACCTTGTTATTGTTTATCTTTTTAACTATGTTGGAAGTTTTATAGTTGCTTATATAACAGTAAAAGGTGGAAGTTTTAATGCAGATTCTCTTGCATATCTACAAAATATAGCTACTCATAAAGTAGATGCTTCAGCTTATGCTCTTTTTATCAAAGGTATATTATGTAATGTTCTAGTATGTGGAGCTGTTATTCAAAGCTATACTTCAAGAGATACTATTGGTAAATTAGTTGGAGCTTGGTTACCTATTATGCTATTTGTTCTTATTGGTTATGACCACTCAATAGCAAATATGTTTTATCTAACTGCTGCTAAATTAGTAGATTCAAGTTTATTTGGAGTTTCTGGTATCTTATACAATCTATTTTATGTTACATTAGGAAATATCTTAGGAGCTTTAGCTATAGGATTACCTCTATATTTCTCATATTATAAAAAATCAGATAACTAAAATAATATTTTAAAAGGGCTATTTAAGTAAAGAGGCTGTTGCAAAATTAAAATTTTAAACCTAAAGTAAAAAATAAGTGAGTTATGAATGGAAATTTACTCAGTAACGAACTATTTTTTACTTTTTATTAATGGTTGTTTGTCAAATAGTGTTGATAAAAAAGTTTAGACTATGACCTGATAGAATTAAGAGAATTTTTAAGAATTAAAAACTTAAGAATTCTCTTTTTTTATTTGAACTAAATCGCATTATTGCATTAAAAAATTAAGCGCTAATTGAAATAATACCTGCTTGAATTAATACGCGCTTTTTAAAATTACTGAAATTTGAATATCCAAATGCTGTTCTCTTTATTGATTTTATTTTATTGTTTAAACCCTCTATTAAACCATTAGTAATATTTGANNNNNNNNNNNNNNNNNNNNNNNNNNNNNNNNNNNNNNNNNNNNNNNNNNNNNNNNNNNNNNNNNNNNNNNNNNNNNNNNNNNNNNNNNNNNNNNNNNNNNNNNNNNNNNNNNNNNNNNNNNNNNNNNNNNNNNNNNNNNNNNNNNNNNNNNNNNNNNNNNNNNNNNNNNNNNNNNNNNNNNNNNNNNNNNNNNNNNNNNNNNNNNNNNNNNNNNNNNNNNNNNNNNNNNNNNNNNNNNNNNNNNNNNNNNNNNNNNNNNNNNNNNNNNNNNNNNNNNNNNNNNNNNNNNNNNNNNNNNNNNNNNNNNNNNNNNNNNNNNNNNNNNNNNNNNNNNNNNNNNNNNNNNNNNNNNNNNNNNNNNNNNNNNNNNNNNNNNNNNNNNNNNNNNNNNNNNNNNNNNNNNNNN encodes:
- a CDS encoding polyprenyl synthetase family protein; protein product: MNSDFQVYLKEKTNFFETELKKELEELSYPETIAKGMEYALLNGGKRLRPFLLFTTLELLNQDIQKGVKSAIGIEMIHSYSLVHDDLPALDNDDYRRGKLTTHKVFGEAEAILIGDALLTYAFYMLSQKNLNLLSFEQITNIISKTSAYAGINGMIGGQMIDIESENKKINLETLKYIHKHKTGKLIKLPIEIACIIAGVSEDKRLVLEEYAELIGLAFQVKDDILDIEGTFEELGKPVGSDDDLHKATYPSILGMKESKKILNETVERAKKIIHNMFGEEKGKILISLADFIRERKS
- the trpX gene encoding tryptophan ABC transporter substrate-binding protein, which translates into the protein MKKSVLFFGALLIIVLGYYFLNNKKDNSQEQVAQEKAQVTEEKVINVGVLQLLSHPALDSIYKGMVEELARQGYEDGKNIRFDLQNAQGEQSNLALMSEKLVSEKNDILVGITTPATLSLANTTKDIPIIMAGITYPVEAGLIASEEKPGNNITGVSDRTPIKQQLELMKEIIPNLKKIGLLYTSSEDNSIKQIEEAKKYAAELGLEVKLASIANSNDIQQVTESLASEVEAIFVPIDNTIASAMATVVKVTDKFKIGVFPSADTMVADGGVLGLGVDQYQIGVETAKVIVDVINGKKPADTPIVLANEGVIYLNEAKAKELGIEIPATIKEKSQIVK
- a CDS encoding ABC transporter permease, with protein sequence MDLVISAISQGLLWSLLSLGLFISFRVLNIADMTTEGSYPLGAAVCVMLIQSGYSPLTATIIAMLVGSLAGLVTAIFINICKIPSLLAGILTMTALLSVNLRIMKRPNLSLLNKETIFGSLSKLNLPPYFDIILLGLVVISIVILAMHLFFNTELGQALIATGDNPKMATSLGISTKKMTTLGLMLSNSLIALTGAILSQNNGYADVNSGLGVIVVALAAIIIAEVIFTDVNFLTRLVCIVFGSMIYRLLLVFVLKLNVIQANDFKLVSALLIALFLSVPELKKFYLKLGKGDR
- a CDS encoding ABC transporter ATP-binding protein — encoded protein: MPYIELKNINKVFNPNSNREHHALKNINLVINKGDFITIIGGNGAGKSTLFNAISGVFPLDSGSISINDVEISSTKEFERAKYISRVFQNPLDNTAPRMTVAENMALALNRGERRTLKFSKNKENIALFENLLKNLNLGLEQKLDTEMGVLSGGQRQAIALLMATMKAPELILLDEHTAALDPKTQKKIMLLSEEKVKEKNLTALMITHNLQDALTYGNRMLLLHQGEIVRDFSEEEKKKLSVTDLYKIMVDLDE
- the rsmB gene encoding 16S rRNA (cytosine(967)-C(5))-methyltransferase RsmB, producing MSVKYVAMKLIAFVDKGSYSNIVLNDAFREFHFTAKEKAFITEIFYGVLRNKNFLDYMIEKNTKVIKKEWIRNLLRISIYQLTFMSSDAKGVVWEATEIAKKHGIAISKFINGTLRNYLRNKDLEIKKLHDEKNYEILYSIPKYFCDILEKQYGSENLKQAITSLKKIPYLSVRVNKLKYSEEEFEEFLKERDIQIIKKVDSVYYINSGLIINSKEFKEGKIIAQDASSYLAAKNLGAKPNELVLDICAAPGGKTAVLAEEMQNKGEVIAIDIHQHKKKLIEENMKKLGINIVKATILDARNVNKQGRKFDKILVDVPCSGYGVIRKKPEILYTKNRENIEELASLQLEILNSAADILKDGGELIYSTCTIISQENTDNIEQFLKERKEFKVKALNIPENVSGEYDKLGGFSINYREEIMDNFYIIKLVKEEKC
- a CDS encoding O-methyltransferase; its protein translation is MLEELKEANSYISSKIDKYRSRSLLIKEIETDAEINNVPIISKEIREYLKFIIKSNKNIKNILEIGTATAYSGIIMAEEIQDRNGCLTTIEIDEDRFKIAKSNFEKANLKNIEQILGDATEEIEKLNKNYDFIFIDAAKGQYKKFFEDSYKLLNQGGLVFIDNILFRGYLYKESPRRFKTIVKRLDEFIEYLYENFEDVTLLPISDGVMLVNKN
- a CDS encoding formate/nitrite transporter family protein gives rise to the protein MADGHKTPTELVDYIIKVGIDKATKPLFKLMLLGIFGGAFIALGGAGNIISASTLVKTDPGFAKFLGAAVFPVGLILVVTLGAELFTSNCLLSVAFVNKKISFMQMIRNLVIVYLFNYVGSFIVAYITVKGGSFNADSLAYLQNIATHKVDASAYALFIKGILCNVLVCGAVIQSYTSRDTIGKLVGAWLPIMLFVLIGYDHSIANMFYLTAAKLVDSSLFGVSGILYNLFYVTLGNILGALAIGLPLYFSYYKKSDN
- a CDS encoding ISL3 family transposase; its protein translation is SNITNGLIEGLNNKIKSIKRTAFGYSNFSNFKKRVLIQAGIISISA